From the genome of Miscanthus floridulus cultivar M001 chromosome 10, ASM1932011v1, whole genome shotgun sequence, one region includes:
- the LOC136489777 gene encoding uncharacterized protein has protein sequence MDSSEGCGAGVEEAEHGTGGDEAEGGAVEEAQCSAAVEEAQCSAVVEEDAVGGAGIGKAECGAAVEDAEGATAVEEDEGAAGTEDAEDGAGIDESVGAAAVEEAAGGADWGAAVEERDPRAGIRPRTLGHHLGSGMAKGGGGRRRKAEGGGRRRRAEAEGGGQLGKNGE, from the coding sequence ATGGATTCATCGGAAGGATGCGGCGCGGGAGTGGAGGAAGCCGAGCACGGCACGGGCGGTGACGAAGCCGAGGGCGGAGCCGTCGAGGAAGCCCAGTGCTCCGCGGCCGTCGAGGAAGCCCAGTGCTCCGCGGTCGTCGAGGAGGATGCCGTGGGCGGCGCGGGCATAGGGAAAGCTGAGTGCGGCGCAGCCGTCGAGGATGCCGAGGGTGCCACGGCAGTCGAGGAAGACGAGGGGGCCGCGGGCACCGAAGATGCCGAAGACGGCGCGGGCATCGACGAATCTGTGGGCGCCGCGGCCGTCGAGGAAGCGGCCGGCGGCGCAGACTGGGGCGCAGCCGTAGAGGAACGCGACCCGCGCGCGGGAATCAGACCCCGAACTCTTGGCCACCACCTTGGAAGCGGCATGGCGAAGGGAGGCGGCGGGCGGAGGCGGAAGGCGGAAGGCGGCGGGCGGAGGCGGCGGGCGGAGGCGGAAGGCGGCGGCCAACTTGGGAAGAACGGAGAATGA